A window of Glycine soja cultivar W05 chromosome 13, ASM419377v2, whole genome shotgun sequence genomic DNA:
ACGAATGACAGATAACTTTGTAGTTGTCTTTTGATGTTATGTGCTATGTGGAATGGGATTTTTTTCTTGTGATAGTCAAGtgttataattgattattttttaaaccttCTACTTTACAATAGAACCAAGATCTCATCCTATGAAGTCGCCGGAGAAAATCCTTTTCctatatatgttatttatttaagtaaaatttagtTATGCATGATATATTcaacttaattataattttggttttggatttaactataaaaactaattcacaaagtaaaaagttatcCTCTTTTTATATACATCTTTTTATATCACAAGTTAATTAATGTGGGACGTCTACCattcacttatatattaagAATGAGACATTTTCAAGGTAAAAGTTACATATATAACACCGGATAATTCAATAGGTTCAACAACTATTATCATTAGATATTTGTGTATCGTTCAATAACAGTCTAAGAATGAATGATCAAATAGTTAGATTAAATAATTGTTATAATAAACTCCGAGCTTCTAAAACTAACTTTTAGAGTGAGTTATCTTTACCTATATACATTATTTTGGTCATTACACTACTCAAATGCAGAATTTCTAATGTACCCTCCTCATGTTGAGTGTGTGCCTTGacatttataaaaatgaacatgtgtaattGATTTGATAACCAATTCATAAGGAATGATCGAATAGGCCCCACAACTATTAAGataaattttgatattattttaaaaattatcatcttagaatttaaatttaaatttaacttaacctcaaaaataagtttcatgAGAGTTATCTTCTTGTATACATTATGTTAGTTATGTCATTTTTAATGTGAGATCTTCAGCAATACATGAGTGCGATGATCCCGACTTTTACATGAAATATTTAAACCACACAGGTCATTAACAAGTAAAAgtcatgttcaattatttattttttatgatatcacGTAtcagttattgttttaaaaggaaaattaattgAACAAAAGATTGTATTGAAGAATATTCCTATCTCGTGAAAACAGCAGATTCAATTCCTACCACGAATTTAAATCCATTATGCAAACACCATGAACAAATGCGAAAATTTTCACCTGTTAGCAGACCTGGTTTTACCAAATCAACCATTGAAATCAAGCAAAGGGAATGAATCAGATAAATTGAATCAACGTagagaacaaaagaaaatcatGCAAAGTTCAATAGCAACATTTCACCCGATATATTTTGCCGACACTTGGATCattgatttatataaattcCCTCGAGGTACCAAAAATAATGCACCGATGAGTATGACCCCCTCACAAACACCACGTACCGGGTACACACGCCTACTGTCTCCATGAGTCCAGAGCTTCGAAAAGGACTCTCAAAAGCTGCTGCATTAACTTGCACTGTTTCTCACTGATGAGGCTCCACACTGCCTCTCATAAATTTCGTGAATGTTTCTCCAACTTAAGTAGCTAGCTTTCAAAATCGCTAAATCACTAAACCCATCCTTGAAAGAAACTCATACTTATTAGAATACAAATTAACATCAATATGCTTATAGTCTTACCTTAATATCTTTGGCAATACGTACAATTAATGGTTTCTCAGTCTTTGCCCCGTGGAGATCACCTTCATTAATTCGGCGGGCTACTTGAAAAATGATCATCAACTGCATAGTGCAACAATTTTGACAGAGatacttttatatattgacATAGTTCAACATAATGAGAATTTTAGTGAAGTCAATGATAAGTAATGAGTAAAGCAGCATTTTGGTCTTTTTAGAGTGTAATGCATTGTCACACGTTATTCTATAGAATTAAGAAATCCTAAATAAGTCctgaaatttataattgtttcaTCTATTAATTGTCACTTTAATTTGGTCcatgttgaaaaattaaaagtataagtTTTTTTCACATAATATCCCTTCCTCAAGATTCacttgaaaaatttatttgagaaaGAGATTATTCTGAGCTTAAATGTAAAGATAAAGTCTCACACTATAAGTAAGTAAGTTGAGTAATATATATGTAACAAAGTCTCATATTTATTGAAgcgttataataaataaaaataaacaacttaaataatatataagtgGATTGAAAGACCGGTGAATCAAATAacacttatttaaattttttttacttttaaagatGTTTAATGTGATAATACTGTAGGTTTTCatggaataaaataatatattttattcccacaaaattatatttgtaatcCCTATTTAGAGATAATTATGAATGTTGCGTTGACAAATCAAGAGATTTCGACTGGAATCATAAAACTATCGGttgttttgtttgtatttttttttaattaacactgaggtaattaatagttatagatTCAACTATTTACTTTAATCCTCACTAACAATTGTAGTTATTGCTAATAAGAGCCAAGAAAccatattacattattttactGCCACTTAGCTTTTGGGATTACGGGCAAAGGAAGAACACGGTTTCAAATAGAAGGGAGCTCCAGTGATTCCCCGCATTCTCAGGGTTTGGGTACCCTTTTACTAATAGTTGTCTCTAAATAATATAtgactttttatattaatttatatcttGATTAATCATATTATTGGTGTGAAGTATAtccattaattttattgatgattaatctttattaaaaaatctgATTGATCATCTTTATTGCGGTCTTCTCatccaattatatttttttcattcacaagaTTCGAATCCAAAATCTTGTTTAAGAGAACTGAACCTAGTTTTACTTGAATCAAGAACTTGTTAgttaattatttcatttcatttaataaagttggttaatttagttagtaTTGATGTGCAAAAGAATACCCCCACATAGTTAGGGTGGATTAAAAGTTTGAATATTGGACCCAAAAGACTAATAGTGTTTctctaattattaatttcataGAGAACTGAGCAATtagagtttaaaataattttgaagaaagTTTGATCAATTgttttgttaagaaaataagtGTTAGAGCAGAAAGTTTAGTGtgagaacaagttttatgacACAGTCTAGGATTGTAACTCACATGTACCCATGTCCCCGAATTCTAGCTCtaataaatttctaaaacaagTTCAATTGCTTGCGCTTCTTAAATTAACATTTGGCCATAGTTAACAATTGCATTGTTTCTCCTCATTTAACCCTCAATTGATCATAGATGAATTAAATTAAGACAAACAATAAACTTTGAGAAGTTGATTAAAATAGATTAGTCCGCTAGAAATCCACACAATAAGTTTGATCATACAAATTGTATGAATCCAACTCAGTTTAGTTAATGAATTATAGGCAATTGATCGTAGACAAGCAATTAACCAAGATAAAGAGTGATAAGTTCTAAAAGCAATAAAAGCAAAGGAGAGATTCAATCTACTAAATAACATCAaggaattttattaaaaattagaacCAGGGACACATGGTACTGTTACATCACAATCTTGAGCTAAAAGAAAGTAGTATCTCGTGGTTCTGAATAAGCCAAATAACTCAAATAGAGACATAAAGGTTACAAAGGGGGGAAAAGGATGATATCTACATCCCTCTACAACTAAAACCATCTCCACAAGGCCTCTTCCTCTCTGAGAACActcaaaattgtaaataaaagtgaaaagatgtaaaaaaaaagagacactcaatccttatttataatttttataaataggcTGACATTGGTGTTAACCTAACCACAATCGTGGTCCTTCAATTTTTCCCTAACTAATCTTATTCACATGAACTTAATTATGGAAGGTGACCACAACTGTGGTTAGGTGACCATGATCATGGTTAGCAACTCTTAACACCAATTTTTAGGGGCTTCCATAGTTGTGGTGATTATCATTGCACtttctatttaattaattcagTGTGTTAGTTATCTTGTCAAATTCTTGTAAGAGAGAATGAATTTATCTCATTAGTAATCCATAGCATTTATCATAAAGTAATTGAGGGTATattagtaaaaatttattaatacaaAAGACAGCTTAAaaagaatcttataaaaaaagataaaatatttaaagaaacactactagaaaggtaataaaaaatttatttggctgatttaataaaaatcatgaGCTAGATAAGATTTAAGACAAacaaacactactaaaaaaatgttaaatagcAACCAACAAAAGTTGGTGTCAAACTACGACTATTTAGTGatggaaaatataatttataatttgtccaaattagtcattgaatttgttgctaCAACTAGCGACCAAAGTTATAGCAACATAGCATGATTAGTTGCTAAATTAGTCGTAGATCTAAATAGTGGTTGATTTGCTTATCATAGCAATTGATTTGTCTAAGATAACGACTAATTTGTCATTCATGATTTACCTATTTTCTTGTAGCGAAAGGAAGAAAAGTACCAAAGATGAATACATTTTGGATAAGTTTCCTGTAACGGTTCGTTGAATGTCACAAACATGTAGACTAATGTTCTTTATGGTTTAACATAATACATTTTGGATAACTTGTGTTACTATTTATCAGTCgtttataaaattcaaaattacattaattattttcttttcaattatatatatacctttacttctttcttaaTATTTAATCAACTTACATAAGGGTTTATTACggggtgaaaaagaaaaagggataaaatagaaaaatttacaattattttattataatcaaggaaatttattacattttttatttttacaaaataaccttaaaagagagagagataaaaaaaataagtatataagAACTATCCTTTCTCACCCTCACATTTTGGAGGGTATTGGTACATTCTTTTATATTTCGTACTACTCGAATCGTATGACACTATCTCACTAAAATCTAAGGAATAGCGGACCTTCAGACCCAAATCCGTTTTGGGCCAAGGAGCCATTTGAGCCCATTACAAGTGTGCAATGGTGTGTGTGTGCCGCCGGTGCGagtgtgtgtatgtgggtgACCTTCTTAAGCGGTTATGTGATTATTAACTAACATTAAATATTCATGTTTAATAGTACAATTCAAATTTGTAGTTCTTATgtcttctaataaaataattcgattttatatatatatatatatatatatatatatatatatatatatatatatatatatattattttttaagactttTTATAAGCTGTaaaaaatttttaataaataccaataaattttattacaatcCTTAAAAAgttgtaataatatttattaaatatcacaaaatagttttgtataaaaaaatattttaaaatcttttggaTTCCTAATTCAAAAGATCCATTGaactgaaattattattttttgcaaaTCATAGAAGGAACTAATTCAATCATTATTGAattgaaattaagtttttataaagtatatcaaatttataaaattccaTGCAAACAACGAACTAGTTGTTACGTCGTCGCACTGCTTTTTTATgggtaatatattatttaaaatataagtaaatgttGATTTCTAAATATTGAACCAATGagtatttatttcataaaataaataccaatgaatgtttaaattacgtgaaatttaatataatatagaaaagaaaaaaaaagttattaagtgATGTAAGTACAAAGCTTTAATGTTTACCAAAAAGTGAAACGGTTTAATACCCGATATCCATTAATCTAACGCTAAATCATTATTCCTGTATTTTTGGGGTATTTATGGGTATGAgtcatttataaatttaaattgatttaaattaatccAAATAATTtggattgaatatttttttgtttgagccaaatcaaattcaatctaTTTAAATTCATAGAGTTTTTGGTTGGATCACAGGTTTTAATACTAGACCCATTAATccattaatttgtattaaattattattattatatatttttaaatttacaaaaattaattactattattatcaaacttagtaattaaaaatgagaTTGTCTCTTCTTTTCTTAGTTCTCACCATTTCATTCAGTCACATacgtgaaattaaaattttaacttttaactagtTGTAAAACATTcattttgctttttaatttgttttaaactattttaaatgtAGTTAAAGTTTTATTTGCACTACTATTTTACTActtgaaaatattgaaatttttaaactatgttgtaatagttttaatttttggatttttaggTTTCATGGGAGTAATGCTTGaacttgtttattatattttaatttttaaattatgctTGAAATAGTATGTTAGCCTATTTTATGATAATGATAACAATGTAATTTCTTCCATgatgttttcttttactatttgattacacataataattattataagtaatgaattttgtgtttcatttaataaaagttttaacttataaaaaatattaattttaaaataaaatataaattttaatgatttgATATGATGACTCAACTCATTCTGACAAATGGGTTGGTTaaggttttaattttctttttctaaaaaatcgatTCAAAACAACTCATTTAAATTTGATCGAGTTAAATCAAAGATTTTATTCAATCCAAACCAAACAAACCTACTTATAcccttctttatttaatttatttaattttatcttattattaaaatattgaatttgatGTCTTAATTTGTAAAATGTTGTGATCTTTTTCCAATTAATCATAACGTTGTTTACCATCGGAATTTGTGAAATGGATATGTATCCAACTtcaataaatacaaattattaaatctcattttaaatgttgaaaacaaaacaaaaaatacatatgTCTCATAAGAAAAgtgtttatatatgtaaatagttaaagattaaaaaaaatacatatacataactttttttaagtttatatgTGTACGCCTAAAATTTATGTTGCACCGACAGCCATAACAAACCGTCAATGTCTTTGTACCCTCCCTGCACATTTCACATGTACAAAGCAAGCAATCAAGGTTCCATCTACCAAATCTGCAGAGACTTTGAACTTGATTTAGGACTAGTTCTGACAAACAATATTCAGCTCAAGTCAATCAAAATCTTGCACATAAGAATAAGTGTAGAAGAGTCCCTATACACAAAGAAATCATCAGGCAATCAAAATTCGTTTATGGGCCAATCCAAAAGTTTTGGTTGTTAGCAACCTTCACTTCAAGAAGAAAACCATGCACATTGCCGGATTGCATAGACaatcatatattaatattttacagTAACAGTAAGACATAGGGACAACAAATTATTGACCCTCCTTTAACGATAAAACCTGCTTAGCGCGTATGAGGAATGAATAATTGACCTGTCAAAATCATGCAATGTATCTGTAAGGGTTACACACACACCTGCCACATGTTAGTGGCCTCTCACCTACAATCATGATTTTTCGTGTGTTTTCAGCGTGCTCGATCTTCTAAGTATAAATAGACAAACTCATCATGTAGAGTCCCCAAGCTCAAAACTTATTAGAAGCTTTCAATCACTATCAATTCACTAAACTAAATATATCccttcaagaagaaaaaaaaaaaaaaaaactagcattATTTAGAGTTGAAGATGACACTTGGGACTTTTGTTGGGAAGATAGAAAGGGGTGTTTCACACTTTGTTCACAGAAGGCCTTCACTGAACTACTTGAGTGAAGCCACAACCACAAGTGTGGTGCCAGATGATGTTAGGGAAGGATATTTTGCTGTTCTTGCAACAAAGGGTGGAGAATCCAAAAGGTTCGTTGTTGGCTTACATTACTTGACTGATCCTGGTTTCTTGGGACTGCTAGATCAAGCTGAGGAAGAGTTTGGTTTCAGGCAAAAGGGAGCTCTTGCAATCCCTTGTCAGCCACAAGAGTTACAGAAAATTCTAGATGGTTGCAGAATGTAAGCAGAGAAGCAGCAAAGCTGCAGGGATACTTTTGGAGGATTCTACTTAAGTTGTTGATGATTCTTTGCATTCTTTAGTCAATTTATTTGCTTTAACAATTTCTTTGATTTAATGCACACTTGGAAGcaaattatttcttttgaaaaacttacaaaataaacaattatttctctaaaataagttacacatattctaatttatgagTATGATCGACTTACCCAAAGAGATTATGCATAGGAATATCCGTGCAACATGTTCTATCCAAGGGATCCAAGCCCTCTGCAGAATACTCAAGCAGAAAcattattctcttaaattttaggcatttaataacaaaatataaattaaagcaaaaaaattcagAAAGACCCTTGTAGGAACAAATTTCAGATAATGTTGCGGAGAAATACTTGATCAATATGCAGTTGGCAAACAAAATGAGGGGTATTTGCCATTGACGAATTGACTTGTTGCTACACACCATTactttttttcactttaatttctttactacactgattcaaagatgtttgaTTCTTCTTAACCAGCTATCTCTATGTACAGCTATATATCAGATACTAATACTATATAGCTTAACCAAATACACTTGCTCTACATCCTCAGCCATGGTAGCTTGTCTCTTCTCTTATGCTGCCTACAATTTAAGTAGAAGTTAATGTCAGTGGAATTTGTTGAGCTCGAGGTGGACCTAGTTCGTGCTCTCTTCAGTTGACTTGTCCAACATGTCTAATATATAATCTCCATGACATACTATAATGAAAAAACTGCGATTTTTgaatcgaaaaaaaaaaggaaaaaagaagctTCGCTAGAGAGGGAGATGCGGAGGAGTAGAGCGAAATGCTAAACTACGGTAATAGAAAATGGAACAAAAGCCTGCCTAAGAGGGAGAGGGAAATGGAAATAAATTGTGAGATATGGGGGGTTCTATTACGTGGAGTTGTTTTAAGGGGGGATGGGGTAGGCGGAAGATGGAGTGTAGGAAGGTCTTTTACTGGGTCGGAGGGTTTAAACAGCAGCTGAAACGGTGCTAATAACAGggcccaacaaaaaaaataaacccaaCCCAATTATGTTTGTTTGGGATGGTTCTTAAACCAAATCCCACTCAACCTAACTCAATTACACCCATACTTTCAAgggatttattaaatattttcttaatttcaagAATTAGTATGATAATATTATATACACTTTCAAAcactaaaataatattgatttaaaatatgttCCGGAGAATAGTTAAAAAGTTAATCGGTAACTAcaagtttttaaattaatttatttaatgtgagtatttgattaaatttttttatgagtaactgaaaaatataaaatgataataataaatatatttatatgatatttttatataaattttaattttattgtatggataaaaatattttgaggtgttataactttagtttttaattattattattattattataatttaaatgacttgactataataataataataatttatcaatatcttcaataattataaaaatttggagttttagaataaaattctAACTATAATTTTTGCACACGAAACAAATTTAGTAAAAAGATAGAATGTGAGAGGAATTAATCTTTGTCAAGTTTATCAAATGAGAGTTTACTTAAACTAATAAGAGCTACATAAACTTAACAGACTCgtgtttaaataaaaatatctataaataatatatcaattaaatatttcaacaaattaataaagcaaaacaataaatcataaatttcatactACTTAAATAATAAGTCTAATAATGTATCACAACTAGATAATAATTTGTGAAAGTGATAGTAGTGATAGTACATTTCCATAGAAGGTTTGATATTGTTGGAAAAAGACTTTGATGTTGTTGGAggtgagaatttttttattcaaaaacaatATAACAAATGAATGTATGTTCAACCCTAAACTCGCATAATATAACacaaaacaatttatattttggtctaatttttttaatttaataacttaaTGATAAACTCGAAAATTTACctaatttacataaaatttattgattctACTCAaagtctataaaaaaaaaaaaagaatttgcaCGCATATCAATTTGCTAAGACTAAGTGaatttataaattcataaaaattaataaattatcttGAGAATTTGATAACTATCCATACAGTTATATAaatttctactttttttctatataactgaattcttgaattcaattttaatttaaatttaaatataaagaatGATGAccctataatattattttcttaattgtttataagaaaaatatgattaatattttttttttcaagttattttccttttatttatatttttctttctcatcgtaatttttcttttttctacccGCTTCTCGGTTCCATGATTCCATCCCATGTACCCTGAATAGGATGTAGGTTCTTCTTTTCCGTTTTCAGATACCAAGTCCAAGGGTAACACCGTTGCTGCGTACTCGTAATAAGCGTTTTGCCGTAGAACCCATTCACTCTGCATTGCCGTGGATGATGATacctaataaatataaaaatagtataGTCCATacaataaacttttaaaataattttaaaataaaatatgttttttactctaatatattttgaaattcgGTTTACTCTGTAAAAACATAATacgtttttagtttttactaaACACGTGTTTTTAGTTCTAAAGaggaactaaaattatattatttttttataaatatagaaactataaaagtattaaaaaaaatttagaaactaaaattaaattttaaaatattataacaagGTAAAAGCctattgatttaattattaattttttccttaattaaatgatttatcATTCAAATCTTAGTTTaggtataaaataaatcatattaaaataaaaatattcacatgTATCCACTTTAAATATGAAGAAGTTTGATTACTATTTTGAATGGGAATTATTTCgtactaataatataataaaagaaaaataagttaatttgtcTCTATATTTATCCATACTGTAAAATGAAAGATTTTTGCATGACAGACTGCGGTCAATTAAGTTTACAGGAAGCAACAGTCTAAAAACGACACCTTGAAGCTAACGGCAAAGGACGCAAATCTAGAGGACACGCGTATATGTAtgaagttaaaataattaaaccaaaCCTAAATAATTCAGACAAAGAAAAAAACcaaacttatttaatttatccTTAGTAATATTATATCACCGCCAAGTCGCCAACTCCTAAGAAAACAGAGGGGGCCATAATGTTattgattttatgatttaagATTTTGACCAATGACCTGTCCAAATAATGTCATTAATCATGAACGCAATGTATGTATGGCAAGAGCCACAAGCAAGCGTGCAAGGTTCTCACACGGTCAAGAAATTTCGTGGATGTTTCTTCATCATCTCAATATAAATAGCCAATCTCTACCCAAAGACACCCAATCTCAAACTTTGCAAACTTTATCACGAAGAAATTCGCATTGTTCAGTCTTCGATTTCAAGATGATTAGGTCTTTTGTTGAGAAGATTGAAAAGGGTCTCTCACTAATTGTGCCCAAAAAGCCTGAACTCAGCTACTTCAATGAAAATCAAGTGGAAACCACAACAAATGTTGTGCCAGATGATGTTAGTAAGGGATATTTTGCAGTTGTTGCAATCAAAGATGGAGAAATCAAAAGGTTTGTTGTTGAGTTAGACTACTTGGCAAATCCTGCATTCTTGGGACTGTTGGATCAAGCTGGAGAAGAGTATGGCTTCAAACAGCAGGGAACTCTAGCAGTTCCTTGTCGGCCTCAAGAATTACAGAAAATCTTAGATGGTTGGAGAGTGATACCGGACAACATCAAAGGTGCAGGAAGGGATATTTATTTTCCCAAGTTCCTATGATCTATATGAGGTTTTAACTTCTATAGTaaagtttcttttcttcttcttttgggtTGAAGAcgtgtacttttttttataatgatctCACTAATGTTATAACTTATCACCTCATACCTCATGTACATTACTCAATTCTTAATATCACTAAGCTGGTCCCATTGGTTCTTTGAAGATGTGTATGTagatattatttgaaatttttattttctaatttatataatttagtgggttatttttaagtaatttaattaagtaaaaatataatgtgaattaaatagttaaaagaaaagaaaaaaagattttaaatttgatttcctcTACTAATAAAACTAAACTTCTAACAAAGATGTTAAATCTAACAtctgcttataaaaaaaataaaaaataatttaattaagtgGGTATGTTAGATaatcaaaacaattaatatgaatttaataagtagataaattttattgttaaaaattttatataatcaattaattaataattacggttaatgataattattataaaaatcaataaattattataaatgatagTTTTGTGaataaatgattatataaattattttgcataatgcataaccttttttctttaactttattAGCTTACTTTTGGCATAATAAAAATCCTATTGGTGTCAATAAATAACTCAAGTTATTATGATGCTTGATATACcaaatcatataattatatgttttcttcttctctcaagATTTATGAAGGTTACATCAAGGAATAAAGAAACTTAAGTCAACTAAGAACCATAAAATTTCCAGCTCTCTTGTTCGTGGCTGCTTCAAGTCTTTGGCATCACCAAGTTGAACAATTGGTGGTGGGAAACCATAGCTTGTTGTTCACCGTGGAGAGTCTTTTAACACTATTAAATGTAATGATTTAAAATCCAATGGTCcggtccattttttttttctttttctttctccttctttcccGATTTGTCCCTCCCCACCCACCCACAGAAACCTCACCCCGACCCCAACCTTACACGAAAGAAGATGAAGCCTCTTCACCCCAATAACCCCCAATGAAgttcaagatataaaaaaatgccCCATCTTTCCTCCTTCCCCTTCACCTCGCCATCTTCTCCCACATCACCATACAAGAGGGAACAGGCACGACAAGAATGTTGGACTCAACAAGCCAAACAtgagtataaattaaaattgaatattgCGGCACAGCAGAAGTAATAAAATGAacaccaataataataataataataaataaataccaatATTTAACGTGAAAAATCCTCCATATCAAGGAAAAAATCACATGACAAACTCCAAAAAACATTttactatattaaaaaatattataatatttttcattttctttcacacAAGAGATACAATATAAAATTTCCCGTGAGAATCACTCTTAAAGAAGTGTGAACTTTTGCCAAGCTTTTCAACAAAAGCATGCTccgtaaaatattttttcaaaatttatctaCACCTCTAGTTACACATCTAAATGCGGCTAGTAAATTTTTTCCACTATGCATGCAAGGTGCATTTAATGTACCGTAAGTAGGGGTGGAAATGAGCCGAGCAGCTTGTCG
This region includes:
- the LOC114382046 gene encoding auxin-responsive protein SAUR32-like, with the protein product MTLGTFVGKIERGVSHFVHRRPSLNYLSEATTTSVVPDDVREGYFAVLATKGGESKRFVVGLHYLTDPGFLGLLDQAEEEFGFRQKGALAIPCQPQELQKILDGCRM
- the LOC114380790 gene encoding uncharacterized protein LOC114380790, coding for MTCPNNVINHERNVCMARATSKRARFSHGQEISWMFLHHLNINSQSLPKDTQSQTLQTLSRRNSHCSVFDFKMIRSFVEKIEKGLSLIVPKKPELSYFNENQVETTTNVVPDDVSKGYFAVVAIKDGEIKRFVVELDYLANPAFLGLLDQAGEEYGFKQQGTLAVPCRPQELQKILDGWRVIPDNIKGAGRDIYFPKFL